The genomic window gtggctcacgcctgtaatcccaccgctttgggaagccaaggcgggtggatcccctgaggtcaggagttcaataccagcctggccaatctggtgaaaccctgtctctagtaaaaatacaaaaattagctgggcatggtgccacatgcaatcccaactactcaagaggctgaggcaggagaattgtttgaacatgggaggtggaggttgcagtgagccgaaattgtgccactgcattccagcctgggtgacagagcaagactctgtctctaaaaacaaacaaacaaaaaaacttaaagaatAGCTTGTATGAAAATGCTTAACTTAGTAAGTGATCACTTAGTCACATCTATCTTCCACTTCCTATGTGGCAACATCTGGAATTCCTATTgctttttctcccatttctttgACGGATTTTGGTCTGgttggaaatatatttaaaaaagaagaagaaaaagaaaaagaaaagacagacttCAAAATCAAATGAATGTATGTCATCTTATCTCTTAAGAGTTTTCAAGGTCATAgcaaacttgttagaaatacactGGTTTTAGACTGagaatttctcatttctttccttttattcatcttttattttgtatactttttagagactggggtttttatttctaaattttagtgCCGAACTATaggatacgtcccatcaatatgATGTATGTTTGGTTAAGGAATAACCAGTCTTGATTATTGCATGGTGTTGTAATGAAAATCTGTTTGCTTTTCTGCAGTTTATAACAAGTCTTCCTACATTTTGTCTCATCCGGTGCTCTTTCTAATAACCCAGTGTGCGTTATCTTTAGATTACCCTCACTCATGTGAGTAATCTCAGGGTAACTGGTTTAAGGAATCATCTCAAGATCACATAATAGTTTTTTGAAATAGtgtttggaaataaaaacaagtttatGTGGAGACTATACCTTTGCTACGCATAGCTACAAATTTAGCTCAAAGCTCTATAGCAATTCAGACAGTTTTTCCAGTTACATTTTAGAGATTATATGTTAAAGGCCAAGTCACTGCTTTAGAGAACAAGCACCCACAGGTCTTCTAACTGTGAAACCTATGCTCTTTCTAGTGTATAATCCTACTCTTCTATTTACCGTCTTTAGGACCCAGCTTAGTTTCAGGTTAAAGTCTTGAAGCCTCTAGGTCTGACTGTTAAAACCCTGCATCAAGTTCTCAGTTTCCATAGGTGTTCTCAGTGGTATAAAAAGGCAGCTttcaaaaggcttttttttttttttttttttttttttgttaaaagatCACTATTAAAGGGATCcttaaaaaacaattaagaagggccaggcacggtggctcacgcctataatcccagcactttgggagggcgaagtgagcggatcacgaggtcaggagatcaagactatcttggctaacacagtgaaaccccatctctactaaaaaatacaaaagattatctggacgtggtggcgggcgcctgtagtcccagctactcaggaggctgaggcaggagaatggcgtgaacccgggaggcggagcttgcagtgaaccgagatggtgccactgcactccagcctgggcaacagagcaagactctgtctttaaaaaaaaaaaaaaaagaatatttctgatactatttagagagagagattctgtactctacaaaaattactttttggAATAAATAGGTCAGTTACTTAAACATATCCCTAAAATTGGTTCTTTGGCTTGTATATTTGGAAGTCAGTGGCTTCTCGTTCCTGGTTTTTAGCTGACATTCTTTTGGCATGCTTTTCTAGATGAATAGttcctcaataaatacttgctgctGTACAGCATGGAAAAAGACAGAGGCAGTTCTAGAGATAAAGGATACAAGTATTTGTGTTCGAATCCATGCAGGTAAAAATGACTGAACCAGAAATGTAAATGAGGCAGGCCAAACCGGAAGATTACAAGATTAAAGAACAAGGGCTGAAAttcaggcctggcgcagtggctcacgcctgtaattccagcactctgggaggcccaggtgggcggatcacctgaggtgaggagtttgagaccagcctggccaatgtggcaaaaccccatctctactaaaaatacaaaaatattagcttggcgtggtggcacgcacctgtagtcccagctactcaggaggctgaggcaggagaatagcttgaacccagaaagcagaggttgcagtgagccgaggtcatgtcactacactccagcatgggcaacagagcgagagtctgccccctcgaaaaaaaagaacaagggctGAAATTCAAGTCAGCTTTTCCCTGTACCCCAAGAAAAATAATGAGGCCAGGAGATGTTTGGCTAAGTGGGCAGGCATTGTTCTGTGATGGTCTGAGCCCCAGACCTTTCCTCTGGCTGAATGCTCTCCCAGGTAACGGAATGACTTCAGTTATTAATACATAGGTACAAAGTTCAGGTAGATGTGGAGTGAATGTGGACTCACCCTATCTGCCCTTGAATGTATTTAGTGGTTTATGTGAAATGTACCTTTCAAAGTTGTTTCATACTCTGgtggtgggaatataaatcattgcaGCCTTTTTGTAGGGCACTTTGGCAGTGCTCATCAAAATATGCAATGTGCAGGTGCTTAGCCAGCAATTCCGCTTCTATGAATCTAGCCAACAGAACTACTTGTAGAAGCTTGCAGCTATAAATGTCCACAGAGGCTCAGTGCCTCGTTGTTTTTAATGGTGAACAATTGGAAACCAAATAGATGTCTGTCAATAGGGATGTGGCAGAATTGTGGCATGTTTATATGGGTATAGAAAGTGTGGAGGAACAAAGACCAAACTGTCGGTAACAGTTCTCTCTGGATGCAGGAATGGGTGGGGGTTGATGGGTACAGGGCCTCTACTTTGTATAATTTTGGGGCCACTGTTCACACAGAACATTTGCAGTGGAGTGGAGCTCCTCTGATTTGTTTAAAGGAGAGGGTTTGGatgtgcttttgcttttttatttaacatatgggtatattacctttctttttctgcaaAGAGCACttactaattttataatttttaaaattggctttgccCACTTTAGTAGTCGCAGGTAGCTACCTGACCAAGAAGCCAACTTGGAAATTACTGTTGCTTTTGGGTGATACTGTCATAAAGGGGTTGAAAGTACTTGTTAGCTGTATATGTCAGAATTGATTAAAGAGAACCAACTATTCTAATGCCAGGGATGGTATTGTAGTTAACTATGAAAGTTGGAGAAACTCATTTCTGTCTGTCGACACTATCTCTGCTCCATTTAGACTTAGAGACTTATATGGGCAATGCTTGACTTTTTCCATTCAGCACAGAAAGTTAAGTAATCCACTGTGATAAAATTTTAACTAAATTTGTATGACTTCTTGACTGCTGTAAGTAGAGAATATTTATCATATAAGCAccattttcctgaattttttgtTACTACATATTTTATCTTACTGTCACTATTGTGTAAAATCTTTGAAAGGCAAATGAATACTGTGTAATAGTTAAACCCATTCATAGGTTGCAATAGAGTGTCAGCCAATTGTGTCATACATCAAATGTTCAGCAGCTTTTGCATAATCCAGGAGAATTTAATAATAGTTGAAGTTCATTTTGCCAGTGAAATgtagggaaagaaaaatgtttgaaatttaaattattcaGATAGCTAAATTCTTAATCCTAAAATTTAAATCCCTTAATTCTGTCTATAGTGTTATATCAAGACTTTTTAGTAGTCATGAAACTGAGTAAATCTTTATTCAGATTACTTAAAAACACCTTTTCCTGTGGTTAATAACACCTTTATTTTGAACAGAGTACTCTTAAGCAACTTATATTGTGCTGATTAAAGATTTAATCTGTCCATATTTTTTACCCTGTTGTTCAGTCTTGATAAGTATGAAGCAAACCATAATTAAAGCACAAAAGTCACCTGCCTCTTTTGTTTCACTGGAAATTtggccagattttttttaacGGAAAGTTCTGCTAATAAAAATTGGGAAATTGGAGATACATATTACTTTGACTGTGTGTCCTCTGTCATTAAGGATGGACTatactagctgggtgtggttgcttatgcctgtaatcccaccactttgggaggccaaggcaggtagatgacttgagctcaggagttcgagaccagcctggccaacgtggtgaaaccccatctctcccaaaaatacaaaaaattatctgggcgtggctgtgggcacctgtaatcccagctcctcgggaggcttagggagtagaatcgcttgaacctgggaagagggggttgcagtgagccgagattgtgccattgcactccagcctgggtgacaggagcaaaactccgtctcaaaaagaaaaaaaaaaacaaaaaaacaaaaaaataccgggcgtgatggcatgtgcctgtggccccagctgctcaggaggctgaggtgggaggatcgctggagctcaggaggcggaggtttcagtgagctgagatcatgctactgcactccagcctgggcaacagagagaccctgtctcagaaaaaaaaaaaaaaaaagatggaatataCTGATTTTTACTCTAAAGAACAACTTTGAATTAagtttttattgtgatttttaaaagcatctaCATAGGAGAGATGCcagaatttttagaaattctaGATGAACGAGGAAGTATGCAGTTGAGGATTGGTTTACAGATGTGATTGTGTGGACTTGAAAGGGATCAAGGTGAGTGTGCTGTTGAGTTTCTCTGGTCAGAGCACATATATTGGAAATTGTTATTTAACATTTGCTCAGATGAGTCCTAGTTGGTGAGTCACGGTAGTTGATAGGAGTTGTTTAAAGAACAACCTTGTCCCTGGTCTACAGATTAGCAGTCACCAGCAGCCAGACCAGGAGGTGTGTGGGAAGTGCTCAGGCCTATCCTGGAGTCCAGGACAGAGTCAGCAGTGTTCGTTGCCTACAGTTCAGAAAAGCATGAATTACTATTCTGCTACGTGCCTGTGTGCAtagcatgagtgtgtgtgcactGTTACCTACACCCTGTGCTGCCTGAAATTGATAGTGCTTTTCCTGTTCGGTGGTtggtcctatttttattttaaattgtcttgGTAAATTTTAACATCAAGTTGAGATTACTTAATGAGTTGGCAGAGACTGGCTAAGATAAGTGACTAAGGAAGACAATAAGAAGAAAGGTGGGCTGGATGATCCAGCATTCTGGAAAGCCATAGGAGAAATcctaaggaaatagaaaaggcaaatctTAAGCTGACAGTTAGACAGAGATCGCACTGGAGAAAATGCTAAGACATGTCTTTCCCTTGACTTCTCTCAAATATTTCAGATGGAGGGTGGCTAGTTCATGACCTGTTTGGCTTGTTTCTCCCCATTTGGAGAGATGGCTGCCTAATTTATCTCTCAGAAATGTAGACCTTCCCTGAAGGCTGACTTGCTTTCATTGTAAAGAATCAACCACACATCTGAAAGGGTTTCAGTGGAGGAGCACTGGACTGAGAGTTAGGGGATTAAGATTCTGCACGGCCATATCCTTCAGTAGTGATATAACCTTGGACGTGCCTTTAGATGTACAAGAACCCCCTTTCAGATCTGAAAAATGGAGAGTGGGAAGGTTTCGAGGGCCATTTTACTGTCTAAATTTCTGTGCTAGCTGGTCTTGAGGCTGCATTTAGTGCATAAGATCAGGggccagaggccaggcacggtggctcacacctgtaatcccagcacgttgggaggccaaggtgaatggatcccgaggtcaggagttcgagaccaacctgaccaacatggtgaaaccccgtctctactaaaaatacaaaagttagctgggcgtgatggtgcacacctgtaatcccagctactccagaagctgagacaggagaattgcttgaacctaggaggcggaggttgcattgagcctagatcgtgtgccactgcactctagcctgggcgacagagcaagactctgtctcagacaaaaaaaaaaaaaaaaaaaaatcaggggctAGGTTTTGGGAGGCCTTCTCTCCGTGCAGAGCCCGCTGATTTCCTGAGCATCTCCGTCTCCGTCACGGGCACCCATCACAGTCATTGTACGAGCACCCCCACCCTCACTGCCCTTCTTTGCGTAGCCTACCGTCTTGCACACGGCAGGTggccaatacatttttattgaatgaatggattttaTGTACTCTCTGGAGATCTCCTGTTGCCTTTCTTTCATGCTGGTGAATTTCTTAGATCACCATGTTGCCTATTGTAGCTTAGTAGGTATCATGCTAATTCTGTAGACCTCTTTTCCATGGTTGATATTGTAAGTTATATTTCTGTTCATAAAACGATGTAGCCATtagatgaactttttaaaaatttttattaatactttttttgcAGGGGTCTTGCTCCTCAGAACAAACCAGAATTGCAGAAGgtgatggaaaaaagaaaacgagACCAAGTaataaagcagaaggaagaagaagCACAGAAGAAGAAATCTGACTTGGAAATAGAGCTATTAAAACGGCAGCAGAAGCTGGAGCAGGTAAGGGGGATTGACTggaagctgtctttttttttttttttttatcttgaggAATGTTGGAGTGCTGGAGCAGGCAGGATTTACCAGACATGTCAGTGTATACATTTATACTATGAAAGAAATATTGGAGACAAATGTCAGCAAATGGGGTCAGATATGTTCAAGGCGGGGACAAGAATCCTACTGAGGACCTAAAACAGATTCCAGAGGCAAAAGCAAAACAGGGACATGGCACTGAATTCACACAGGGTGCTGGGGTCATTTAGTGAAATTCACCCTCACGAAGACTCCAGAGCAGCTGCGCGCTGACCTCAGGATGTGTTTCCTTAGCCCTGTCTTTTCAATTCTTGTCATCTCGTGGTCCTATTTGCAGTGACAACGAAGTAGCTTCTGTTTCTGTGCACAGTTACCCAGactccatccatccattttttttaaagtgggagACCAGGAGAGACTTCCTTCCATGGGGAAGTAAAGTTGTCAGGGACTTTGCAAAGAGAGAGGAGTATTTTGAAAGGCTGCTTggtttgtaaataatttttccttttctgaatgtCATTTAGCTTGAACTTGAGAAGCAGAAATTGCAAGAAGAGCAAGAAAATGCCCCCGAGTTCGTGAAGGTGAAAGGCAATCTCAGGAGAACAGGCCAAGAAGTCGCCCAAGCCCAGGAGTCCTAGGCCGAGGCTGCAGCAAGACCTCGTGTGTCACCCCGCAGAGCTGTCTGTGGGTGCCTCCTCAATCTCAGGGCACAAGCCCCTGGAGAATGTTCCAGCCAGCAGAGAATTTTGACTTGCAGTAGGATTTGGTGTGATTTTCCTGCGATCTGGGTGGATGCCTTGCCTGTGACGGTTGCAGTTCCTATTCGCCAAATGAAGGGCAGTGCCCCGCACATAAGTTGGAATGATGGACCTGTGTTCAGAGACTTTAACAGAACCAACAAGCAGAAAAGTGAgaacaggaaaaaggaagaggacaCTGGAATCAGTTCTTGAGAGTTGCACGACTTGGTTTTTCTTCCATTCCAAGTTTAGTGGGACCCAGagcctttcttcttttaaaagctaaaaaaaaaatacttttaattccTCTTTTTGTTATCTGTTAGATAATTGAGATCACATAGAAATGCATTTCATCTGTTCACCcactgtaaattttattttgaggacCCAGAATTTTCTTGTCTAATTTATACTTTCACCCATGTTGCAGTTAACACCAGAGAAGGAACGTGAATGTCGAGCACAGCCACCACCCTTGTTGGCACTAAATTTAGAAATAGGGTGAGAAGGTTTAAAAGCCTGTAAACAcccatcttgattttattttcattccttttggtTCTCTGTGTAATAGTAGGCTACATAGTGACATTCCAGTTCCAAGAAGGTACATCCTGTCCGTTCGTTAATTGCTTTGATTACTAGGAGGatttttgttcagttttgtttttaaatgtcttgcTGATCTAGTTCTTTTAGATGGAATAACCTTCCAGTCCTTTAGAGAGTGGAACTAGTCCATATAACCCAGCTTCAGTATCACAAGTAGAAGCCCGCACATCTTTTCATTTCTCCAAGAGGAGTGTGGGGAAGGTT from Theropithecus gelada isolate Dixy chromosome 9, Tgel_1.0, whole genome shotgun sequence includes these protein-coding regions:
- the FAM107B gene encoding protein FAM107B isoform X3, translating into MAEPDYIEDDNPELIRPQKLINPVKTSRNHQDLHRELLMNQKRGLAPQNKPELQKVMEKRKRDQVIKQKEEEAQKKKSDLEIELLKRQQKLEQLELEKQKLQEEQENAPEFVKVKGNLRRTGQEVAQAQES
- the FAM107B gene encoding protein FAM107B isoform X2, which produces MGQCVEIKLAVMGSLSFPLRDGPPEVIDPKDSYLITRSIMAEPDYIEDDNPELIRPQKLINPVKTSRNHQDLHRELLMNQKRGLAPQNKPELQKVMEKRKRDQVIKQKEEEAQKKKSDLEIELLKRQQKLEQLELEKQKLQEEQENAPEFVKVKGNLRRTGQEVAQAQES